The Crassostrea angulata isolate pt1a10 chromosome 1, ASM2561291v2, whole genome shotgun sequence nucleotide sequence tcaaaaaatttgatttgttgTCAACAAAGAGGTAAAAAGGGATGGAGTTGGAGACGGCATATGGGACTGTAGCTGTTTGCTTGAATGACTAATTAGGATATGGGCTATGCTTTACAAAAGCTAAAACTTATGACAAAGTTGCACATATTTTTAGTCTCATGGAATGCTCTTTTATGAgcaaaattcatataaaaccatttatttacaactattttaatttctatggatgtattttttttacaacctTTAAATTGAAACATTAATTAGTTGGTGATTGATAAGCATTCATTGATTtcataagttcttttgtaaaacacagCCTTGATTCTCCATTTAGACAAATTAGCTTCCAGTATGAACAATTTTACATTCATATTGAGTATGTCTCTCAATTGTGAAAAGGAGAAAACCGTTTCTCTATTTGTATTCTTTATTTAATAATGATTAAGAAAGCCAtgcagatataaaaaaaaaaacatatgtcaGCCATTCTTGTGGGATTAATTTGCCTTTTTACTAAATAAGTGCATGATAATTTACATATTCAGAAGCACCTGTATTAATCAGGCATGttttgataacaaataaatgtttagcaaatttatatctttctttgaccatttaaatcatattaaaaaacttAATCTACAAAGCTTTGACATTTTGTTTGATTGTAGATTTCCAGCCATCTGAGTCTAAAACTAGCAGTTTTGTTCTGCTTAAGTCTCCTTCCATTATCATTGCCTCCCTTGGGATCATTGTGGCCTCCTTAATCTGGTCCATATTGGACCCAACCCTGGAGCCTCATTTACGTGAAGTAAGTGGCTCCTATTGTCAACCTTCATCGAACCCTCGGCTGTGCAGTTAAGCATACAGTTATGGTCAGTAAGGTGTGCGAGACTGGCTGTGGGTTTCCGATGATGATAGTTAACCTTGTATACTTGAAACTTGGCATACATAGAGAGTGCCAACCTTTATGTTGACTTCAATTTAAAACATTGCAAGTACAtgccttttatttatttttatttacagtttGACCTTGGTCCAGAGTTAATTGGAGTTCTGTTCTTAGTCATGTCTGCATTTTATGCCATATCCTCACCTATCTGGGGCTGGGTTGCTGACAGATGtgtaagcattttatttttctttaacttaTACATGAGATGCTCACTTTCTTAAAAGACTTTGGTTGGTGTTCATTGGTCAGAaactaattaaaaacaaaaactctATTTTCCTTTAGTAGAGATTACTTTTAGGCTTACAGATTGTTACAACTGTGTTCAggttttatttgatatacagtCGCACCTGTTTTAAGCGGCCACCTGTGGGACAATGACAAACTGGCCGCTAAAGACAGGTGGCCTCTTATTCCAggtttcaaattaataaaaaaaaaaaacacagagtATTTTCATTTTGGCTCTATTGCACAGATTTATTAATAGCATATGTAATGGCGGCGTACACGGAGATGGTGCATGCACAGCTCGGATTGatgaataaaaagtttaaattaattttaaatgaccGTTTTAATTCCATGTATCTATCAAAGGATTAAGAGCAAAACATTTTCTACTAAATACGcccaaataataattttcaactGATTAAATGCGGTAAACAAAGATGTAGCGTTTCCGTACACAGGGTTTATGCTGAACTACGATAGCCAATGTTTTACCTCtttaaaaagtatcaaaatTCCATTGGGATATATAATAAACACCCTTTTATtctatcaaagaaattttatagaaaaaaggtGCGTATTACCGGCTGTACATGCTGTTTAGCGCAAGACTGGCCATTTAATAACTTTGTAATGAAGTATATAAGTACGTGTAGATATATAAACAACACTAAACAGGTGTTATGATAATCAATTATCTCATTAAATCTCAGCAGTCTTCAAATTACCCACtcaattatttgtcattaacTCATTATCAGCTTTCGAAGTTTGGCTACTTTCGATACGGGGTCACATGTCAGAGTTAAAAGTCATGtgacaaaacagacaaaatggcCGTTGAAAACAGGCATGTTGAAACCACAGGACCTAAAAACAGTGGCCGCTGTCCGCGTTAGACAGGTGGCCGCTTAAATCAGTTAAAATATAGTGAAAAACTAAACGGGCGGGATTGAAACTGGCCGCTCATGGCGAGTGGCCGCTGATTAAAGGTGGCCGTAACAGCAGGTGCGACTGTATAAGTAGCAAGATTTAATACGCATGCAATTAACATGTTTCAATTTCactaaaattttaattgtcaCTATAAATAAGGCTTGCTcgaattttttctttctttgatcTTCTAGTTTACACTAACTGTGAACTGTATTTCCTTTTCTTTGCTGTAATaggagtcttggtaaaatgggtaggcaaacccaggctggggcaaaataaaagccggggcagattgaaattttttaatttatgttgaaaataattaaccaatgtcattgaaattttcaggctATGTTACAGATGGGTTTATTTGTATTCGCTTCTAATATTTCTACACAACAATGCATATTGTGGAATTTTTTGACGATTGTTGATTTCCAAGTttgtaaaatgggtaggcaaacccgggtcGACATTTTTTGGGTTTGTGGATTTGATTAAGAAGAGACTTAGTATTTCATTAATTCCGTTAAAACATATGAAGTACTAGTTAGAAATTGACATTAATTGAACGGAAAGTAATCATTCAGCGATTTATAACAGGTTTTGAGAAAAACTGGGTCATTAAAACTGGATCCAATCACCCAGGACAAACTCAAAAATTCTGATGTGAGGATGTAATTAGCTATCACAAATATTGTGACATTACCCAGCTTTAACTGCAAGGAGATATCCTCATTAAAgccttaattaattaatgaatttcaGAAAAGTGATAAGTAATCATTTTTAGGTGTtacacattaatttttttcttttcaaaattgataaatgaatgtatttaaagcactatttttatatatcatagtttttgaaattttatttagaacTAATTATTCAAAAGAGTGATAATACAAATGACTAAGCATGCTGAGGgtttttttgtgtatttttttaaatgatatatttttttaagcaagTACTGTTCTTTTCGTGGTTAATATGGCGTCGACCTTAGTTGCCCAtagaaaccccccccccccataatgTTCACTAATGTAAggatagaaataaaaacaattgggaaattatatttacatatctGTAGGTGTGAGAGGCGCTACACCTGTACATTTCTGATGATACCATTGCATAAGACAGAAAATGAAAATCCACGTGGGATAACTTAGACACGCAATTATTAAGGAATTATCAAGTTTGTCCCGGGTGATCGGATCCGGTTTTAATGACCCGGTGTTtcttaaaacacgttattaatcaCAGAAATATCAATTATCACTAAagaatctttatttttaaaaagtaattcatATGTTTCAacggaattaaaaatgaattgttaagTTTCTACTTAAATAAGTCCACAAATCTGTAAAATGTCGACCCGGccggtttgcctacccattttaccaccttggaaataaaaaattgtcaataaattGTTGTGCAGCAAAATtaacagcgaatacaaatataccaGTCCGtaacatatcctgaaaattttaatgagattggtggattaataacaaagaaaattgaaaaatcttgatctgcccctttttttttttgcgggcccgggtttgcctacccattttaccaataAACCTGTAAtagtcatgttttaaataaatttaaaaaaagacaatgaTATTGAGAGATCACCATTGACTGACTATATTTTATCAGTAAGAATCTTCACATGCAGATCACATTTCCAGATCTTCATTTTAATTGTTGATCCATGTTGGACAGTGGGATTTGAACCTATGACCCAAGTGTCAGTAATTGATAACAAACGTTAAATATGCTAGCCTAACTATACTGTTATTGGTATGGGTTTGGTGCAGATGAAGATTGATGTGCTTTATACACTGTTTTGGTCCCTGTATTGGTCGTGCTTTGATATGCTGTATACCCTGTGTTGTAGCCAGACAACAGGCTGTTGATGATTCCTGGCTTCCTGTTCTCAGCTGTTGGCATGCTACTTCTTGGCCCATCCTCACTTCTTGGTTTTGATGAGGATTACAAGTGAGTTATCAATGCATACAAGTTTGAACATGGTTTAGGGAAAAAATAGGACAGAAACTTTCAAAtgagactttttaaaaaacttcaaCTGAACACATACGGTAAAAATATATAGGCACCAGCACAcgggtatataaacccttcattttcattaaatctgATAGCTCATCTCAAACTCTGATCTCCCGAAGTTCTTGATCTTTCGAAGTGATTGGTTCTGTATGTTGTGAATGTAAACTTCCGGCTACTATTATTATTGAACCAAAATGATCAGAACAAAAATTTctggaattttaaaaactttcaacCTTTCAAACTCTTGAACTCTTGATGTTTACACCAGGTGTCCTGAAGTTCGAGTTATTGAATTTTACTCCTGATCTCCTGGCTTGGAATAAGTGCAATAAAGATaattatgccccccttcgaagaagggagggcatattgctttgctgctgtccgtTTTCTGTTATGTCGGTCAATCGGTCTACCaatagtttccgttcattttcttcgcagaggttgtaggtattgaaatgaaatttggtatacacatttattataataataatatctaggtcaagttcgattttcGGTATgttcgagcaattttcgacagagttacgCCCCTTTGACTTAGAAAAtatccaattatttgcagtttctgttcattttcttagtGGATGTTTCCAAAGGAGGGGGGGAtgagtgtttcacaaacatctcttgtttatcATATCATGGGTCGTGTATAGCTTCAGTTGAAGAGTGAACATTTACtcgatttttcataaaaatctctATTTTTGAAATCAAGGTCAACTGTCCTTAAATATCCCTGAAGAAAATTTTCCATCTCTATAGAAATTTGTTTGGCAGTGTAAGAATTTACATTATGGGGAAGGTCTTTCCCTTtcgaaaaacaaacaaaattaatgttaatttttaattaaagtaaatgtagaaaaacagtaTAAGCTGTTGTCTTTTCTTATATTTTCAGTGAGCTATGGTTGAATATTGTAGCTTTAATAATACTGGGGATATCAGCAAGTCTGGCATTAATTCCAACTTTTGACATCTACATTGAATTCTCAGAGTAAGTACTTGATGTACAggggtatacatgtactggtagaTATATTCATTCAGAGATAATTGTCAAAATACTAGTACATCTGTCAATTTGTTTTCAGTATGCAATCTTGttgatataccggtacatgtaataacCCAGAGGTTTAAATTCCTCATACTTGCTAATTACATGtttcaattgtatttttatatggCACAAGTGTATCTGTAATAGTTTAATGATTAAGTTGTGTAGTGTATGTATTGTGATGTTTTCTGTTTATTATTACAGAGAGCTGGGGTTTGAGGAGGATGTTAATACATACAGTTTAGTGGCAGGCTTATGGGGGTCTATGTATGCGTTTGGGTAAGAACTGCAGTTTTGCTGGAAAGCAAAATAAAATAGATCTTTGATCATTTATgctttttatacatattaagtCTCTTTTtgttattctgaaaaaaatttgatttctgTATGCGCATTcactttttcattatttttttttatttttgtatacatgcatgATTATTTTGGGCTAACATTACTCTTGTGAATGATTTtatccttctttttttttttttaaattttcttggaCAAAGCAAAATAAGATAAAAGATAATCTAAATTAATATTTGCAGTTTTAGATTCTCTAAATGACTTTAAAGGCAATTGTGATGAACATAAAATGAAGACAAATTTTACAATTAGTTAAAGTGCTGCATATATTGCTAAATGACtttatacagggttatttttgtcCTGTGTTAATTTCGCCCTTCTTCACTTGCAGTTTCACCCCATCTTAAATTCTTCCAGACaccattgtttttaaaaagagataTTTTTAGATAATGGAATGTGCTCAGACTTAAatttgcccgctgacaacgagcgCCAAAGaggaggaaaaaaaaaatatattgatgtaTCTATCTAATATCAAGGTCATTCTGAGATTTGACTCCCTGAATTTCTTTACACAGAGATTTCATCGGACCTTCCCTAGGTGGCACTTTGCTGGATGTAGTGGGCTTTCAATGGTGCTGCACAATTACTGCTATTTGTTGTTTAATCATGGTAGGTTTGCTAAAACTTGTAactttaaggtcaagatctagtaaataatTCCAGAGGGTCatctcaaaatatcaaaatgcaccaaattttgctatatattaggaatattacaaaattaatgttaatttgtacaatggattcataaaaaaaattaagaaaaataacccaGAGGATATCATAAATCTGTTTGTAAAATTTCCAAGGCATACACTTTtcataccccccgcaaacgaagtttggagGGTATATagaaatcaccttgtccgtccgtctgtctgttcgtccgtctgtctgttcatctgtctgtgcaaaatttgtgtccggtccttatctttcttttggagaaacattggaagttcttacttcaaacaaatattgcttatgacctaagggtgtgtcatgaccttgaaccaaggacatttgggcaaggtcaagatcactggcagaaaatgtgcaaaatttgtatttggtccatatctttcttatagagaaacattggaagttcttacttcacacatagattgcttatgacctaagggtgtgtcatgaccttgaaccacggtcatttgggcaaggtcaccggcagaaaaagtgcaaaattcatctcaggtccatatctttcttatggagaaacattggaagtacttacttcaaacaaatattgcttatgtcCACAGAAAGCTTGATTccttatacaatatataaattgtcCCTAGTAATGTTAAAAAGAGTAAAATTCTTTGGGTTGCCTAAAACATATTGCGCATACTTATTACTATAAAGCTGGACGATATGTTGATCTCGGCTCATTTTGAATCACAAGCTTTTCCAGTGTACTTACCGGTAAGcgttgaatcattattttttgaaagatatagtcttataactgcagcggtgtgtgcatacaaattgaataactagcgctagcgcgttatgaaaatttgtatgcacacaccgctgcagttatgagactatatctttcaaaaaataatgatttaatgcttatatttacattgtttCAAACTTCTttccttgtctgcaaatgtgatttttacgtcaaaatttctgttttatcctaagggtaagttcaaattaatggaagagccactgtaacagccacaagcgtgaactttgattttcgcttgtgacgttgcattttacagcgttcaacgtttgtgacgtcataataaaactagtcattctatcctttgagtaccctgtgtgtgttacagtcttataactgcagtatcttttcacacactttacatgcaaaaaatatttggaatgtaaatatatgtatatgatgaTTTATTGGATTTATTTGCTGGAAAGGTATTAAAGGAAGAGACAGAACTATACTAGAATAGTTC carries:
- the LOC128175223 gene encoding MFS-type transporter SLC18B1-like isoform X2, which produces MLHMVHESGEQREGFTPLDCAMAFVPVDNGPLTFVVLCFLLRIFLSVGCTALNTSCFTLCAKEFPDYIATVFGIGEVFVGVGFMSGPAIGGVLYGLGGFFTPFLVIGILILLCVPVNYIVLPQDENFQPSESKTSSFVLLKSPSIIIASLGIIVASLIWSILDPTLEPHLREFDLGPELIGVLFLVMSAFYAISSPIWGWVADRCPDNRLLMIPGFLFSAVGMLLLGPSSLLGFDEDYNELWLNIVALIILGISASLALIPTFDIYIEFSEELGFEEDVNTYSLVAGLWGSMYAFGDFIGPSLGGTLLDVVGFQWCCTITAICCLIMIPLLFFNFVYDRCRKRSVKKSVPDSKEEQTKLLGDSLAVETVGDYMASYPPLSATQV